CACAAGGCAATTGAGAGCAGGTGCGGCTGACTGATGAATCGGCTAGATGTTAAGCCAACGAGAAAGGGTCTCGGCGAGCTTGCATATGAATCTCTCCGTGACTCAATTGTTTCCATGGAACTTGAGCCAGGGCAAATGGTCTCAGAGTTTGAGCTTGCGTCGCAACTTGGCGTCAGCAGAACTCCCGTGCGTGAGGCGTTCCGACTGTTGATGCAGGAGGAATTTATCGATGTCATGCCGCAGCGCGGTGCGCGAATCACGTTGATATCGCAACGGAAAGTTGAAGAAACGCGTTTTGTACGAGAGTGCCTCGAAGTGCGAGCTTTCGAAGAGGTGGCAGAGCAGTGGGACAATTCAGCGGACAAATACACGAGGATTGAACGTCAAATACGCCTGTTGTTTCAAGAACAAGAACAGGCCCTGCAGCAAAATGAGAGCTTCAGGTTTCTGCAACTCGACGAAGACTTTCATCGCACCGTGATTGAACTGTGCGGGAACCGTACACTGCTCAATGTCGTGACAAGCATGCGCGGACATCTGAATCGAGTTCGCTATTTGTCCCTGCAAGAAATGGGGAC
The Alicyclobacillus curvatus genome window above contains:
- a CDS encoding GntR family transcriptional regulator, encoding MNRLDVKPTRKGLGELAYESLRDSIVSMELEPGQMVSEFELASQLGVSRTPVREAFRLLMQEEFIDVMPQRGARITLISQRKVEETRFVRECLEVRAFEEVAEQWDNSADKYTRIERQIRLLFQEQEQALQQNESFRFLQLDEDFHRTVIELCGNRTLLNVVTSMRGHLNRVRYLSLQEMGTMANLVREHEAILDAITKNDVHLVEEVLSHHLRRLTVELPRIVELHKGYFTL